The following proteins are encoded in a genomic region of Galbibacter sp. BG1:
- a CDS encoding lysophospholipid acyltransferase family protein, producing MGLFKENPFGHILFIKKWLIRIAGLLTHRRYRGFNELQIDGSEIIRSLPDTNVLFISNHQTYFADVVAMFHVFNASLSGRDDSLKDVSYLWQPKLNIYYVAAKETMKSGLLPKIMAYAGSISIERTWRADGKDVSRQVKFSDISNIKKALDDGWVITFPQGTTRPWKPIRKGTAHIIKQYKPIVIPVVIDGFRRSFDRKGLRVKKKGILQSMVIKEPLDIDYDNESIAEIVEKIEYAIEQHPSFLKVIPENAIEEMEDLNKKRQWQY from the coding sequence ATGGGATTATTCAAGGAAAATCCTTTCGGACATATATTATTTATTAAAAAGTGGCTTATCCGCATCGCCGGGTTGCTTACGCATAGAAGGTATCGAGGTTTTAACGAGTTACAGATCGATGGATCTGAAATTATACGAAGCCTTCCAGATACCAATGTGCTTTTTATTTCCAATCATCAAACCTATTTTGCTGATGTGGTGGCGATGTTTCATGTATTTAACGCAAGTCTTAGCGGTCGGGACGATTCCCTTAAAGATGTGAGTTACCTTTGGCAGCCCAAGTTGAATATTTATTACGTGGCTGCTAAAGAAACCATGAAGTCTGGGTTGTTACCTAAAATTATGGCCTATGCTGGTTCTATAAGTATCGAAAGGACTTGGAGGGCAGATGGGAAAGATGTAAGCCGACAAGTAAAATTTAGTGATATTTCCAATATAAAAAAAGCGTTGGACGACGGTTGGGTAATAACATTTCCGCAAGGTACCACACGGCCGTGGAAACCCATTAGAAAGGGTACGGCACACATCATTAAACAATACAAACCTATTGTCATTCCAGTGGTAATCGACGGTTTTAGAAGATCTTTCGATAGAAAGGGGCTTCGGGTGAAGAAAAAAGGGATTCTACAATCCATGGTCATAAAAGAACCATTGGATATTGATTACGACAACGAATCTATCGCAGAAATTGTAGAAAAGATTGAATATGCCATAGAGCAACATCCATCCTTTTTAAAAGTAATTCCCGAAAATGCTATCGAGGAGATGGAAGATCTCAATAAAAAACGCCAGTGGCAATATTGA
- a CDS encoding NUDIX hydrolase → MNFAEFYDLVPKIKNMPLPGQESHYKMAPLLRNKELASINLEEKQPKRAGVVSLFYPDDKLQTRLLLILRKTYNGVHSNQVGFPGGKVELSDGDIAETALRETWEEVGVSPKKIELIKQMSEIYIPPSNFLVQPFIGVSKEPLSFTMQEDEVEAIIEVLFSEFIDDTSIFEENLSTSYAKNIDVPAFKLNDYTVWGATAMMLSEVKEMFKALI, encoded by the coding sequence ATGAATTTTGCTGAATTTTACGATCTGGTTCCAAAAATAAAAAATATGCCGCTACCCGGGCAAGAATCACATTATAAAATGGCCCCTCTGTTAAGAAATAAGGAATTGGCATCTATTAATTTGGAAGAAAAGCAACCGAAGAGGGCAGGAGTGGTAAGCTTGTTTTACCCTGATGACAAATTACAGACCCGTTTATTGCTTATTCTACGTAAAACCTATAATGGGGTACACTCCAACCAGGTTGGGTTTCCAGGTGGGAAGGTAGAATTGTCTGATGGGGATATCGCAGAAACAGCCTTGCGGGAGACTTGGGAAGAAGTAGGGGTATCCCCGAAAAAGATTGAGTTGATTAAACAGATGTCTGAAATTTATATCCCGCCGAGCAATTTTTTAGTTCAGCCTTTTATAGGTGTAAGCAAAGAGCCACTTAGCTTTACCATGCAAGAAGATGAGGTGGAAGCTATTATAGAGGTGTTATTTAGTGAATTTATTGATGATACTTCAATATTCGAAGAAAATTTATCCACTTCCTATGCTAAAAATATCGATGTACCTGCCTTTAAACTAAACGATTATACGGTTTGGGGAGCTACTGCCATGATGTTAAGCGAGGTTAAAGAAATGTTTAAAGCACTTATCTAA